Within Parachlamydiales bacterium, the genomic segment ACAAAACTTCTGAGTAGGGCGATTTCTTTGATCCAAAGAGGGGGGCCGTCAGGGGTTTCTAAATATTTGGGCAAATGGCGGGTGCGGGGATCTTGCATGAGGAAGCTAAAGCATTCCATGCCTATCTCCCCTTCTCCGAGGGGCTTATGGCGGTCGACACGAGAGCCTAGGCCTTTAGCCGAGTCGTTGAGGTGGAAGGCGTATAGGTGTTCTAAGCCTACGACCCTATCAAATTCTTTAAGAGTAGCGTCAACAGCTTCGGCAGTACGCATATCGTAACCCGCGACAAAGGCATGGCAGGTATCGATACAGACGCCTATGGGGATCTTTTTCTTTACTTTTTCTAACACGTAGGAAAGTTCTTCGAAGCGATATCCTACAGCAGATCCTTGCCCGGCCGTGCATTCTAGCAGAAGGCGGGTATGCCCTTCTCCGGCTTGTTTTTCTATAAGCAAAAGACTTTCGACAATTTTATCAAGACATGCTTCACGCGATTCTTTTGTGGCAGCGCCGGGATGAAAGTTAAGGAAAGTCAGGTTCAGTTGATGGCAGCGTGTAAGTTCTTCACTGAAGGCTTGGCGGCTTTTGGCCAGTAATTCAGGATCGGGTGAGCCAAGGTTGATAAGATAGCTGTCGTGGCTCATGATGGATTGAATGCCTGTCTCATCTAAAGCATACTTCCAACGGTCAAGTTCGTCCGGGGTGAAAACTCGGCCTTTCCACTGTTTCTGATTCGAAGTGAAAAGCTGCACAGTAGTAGCGCCGATTTTTTGGCCTTCTAACAGTGCTTTATGCACGCCGCCGGCGGCAGAAGTATGAGCGCCAATAAGTAGATGGGCAGGATCATCAAGTAGATGGGCAGGATCATCTTTCATCATTTTTCCTTTAGATAAATCAGGTAGATCATACCATCGTTAGGGCGTTCTTTACAAATAAGGAAAATAATTCTAAAAGCGCGCATCATACAATGTTATGAAACAAGATACTTTTAAGACAATTGCCCGTTCAGCAAGACATTTTTTGAGCGGAACAGTATTAAGCCGAGTAACAGGATTGATCCGGGATGTCGCTACTGCTTATGCGTTTGGCGCTGATGCAAGTGTTGCAGCTTTTTTAGTTGCCTTTCGTTTTTCTCATCTTTTCAGACGGATTTTAGGCGAAGGTGCATTGCAAGGGGCTTTTACTCCACGCTACGAAAAGTTGAAGCATGAAGACCCTGTACAAGCGGCATTATTCTACCGTGATCTTCAGTATGGATTAGGCAGTTTACTCTTTGTATTCATCCTTTTTAGCATAGGGATTTTGCAGTTTGCAAACGGATGGAGCGGCCTTTCAGCAGGAAATCACGAGATTATTCTGCTGACGACCTATTTAATGCCGGGTTTATTTTTCATTTGTTTATATGGTCTGAATGCCTCTTTGCTCCAGTGTGAAAGTAAGTATCTCCTGTCCAGCGCGGTTCCTTCACTTCTCAATTTAGGTTGGACAGTCGGAGTATTGCTCTTAACAGGGCTTCCCTCTGCGCAAGCAATGCCTTGGCTTGCCTTATGCGTAGTATTGGCCACAGGACTACAGTGGGCAGCTACGGTGCCTGCCTGCCGGAGCATA encodes:
- a CDS encoding deoxyribonuclease IV; the protein is MMKDDPAHLLDDPAHLLIGAHTSAAGGVHKALLEGQKIGATTVQLFTSNQKQWKGRVFTPDELDRWKYALDETGIQSIMSHDSYLINLGSPDPELLAKSRQAFSEELTRCHQLNLTFLNFHPGAATKESREACLDKIVESLLLIEKQAGEGHTRLLLECTAGQGSAVGYRFEELSYVLEKVKKKIPIGVCIDTCHAFVAGYDMRTAEAVDATLKEFDRVVGLEHLYAFHLNDSAKGLGSRVDRHKPLGEGEIGMECFSFLMQDPRTRHLPKYLETPDGPPLWIKEIALLRSFV